A region of the Ranitomeya imitator isolate aRanImi1 chromosome 5, aRanImi1.pri, whole genome shotgun sequence genome:
AACTTAGGAGCAGAAAACAGCACACTATGGTCTTAtcaattaaatattaaaaaaaaaaataatgccaaCCTGGTCTGGTTGTGTTCACAGAACATTATTCTGGAATAGAACTGCAGAAGATCTAACGGGTCTTCATACCGAAGATTTCAAAGGAAGATTGGGGAAAATCAGCGCTGCTGGTAATCGAAATTGTAAATCCAGGACcacacaagtgttttttttttattttggtcaccGCGTTTCGAAGTATTACTTCATCAGGACAGAAAACCTAATGAAGAAGCGTGTAATACTGCGAAACGTGATGATAAAATAAAAAGCCGCAAACTCGCTTGTGTCGACCTGGATTGACCATTTCGATCAGCAGCAGCGCGGATTTTccacaatttttcttttctgtgacTATCTCCTCATAACATACATTGCAGGGACCCCCAATTTTGCCTTCTGGTGGATGCCTGATGACTGCTGTAATAAGGCGAGAAGGACAAATAATGTTTCAATTTGAAGAAGAAAAATATCAGAATGATTAGAAATGGTAGTATAATTATTAATGTTACAACGTGCAATAAACATACAGATATCAGACAGTACAATATATGTTGTACAGGCTACAAACAAAGCTATTGCCAGTTCTGCATGTCTCCAGCAGGGGTCCTCAGCACACTGGCGACAGTAGGGGCGCCCATTGATGTCCCCATGGTGGCGGTATTATATCTCTCGTACATGCTGATCATATCAGTGCGGTGATTCCAGCACATTTATAACTGGCATTGTTCTGTGTCTTTGGTAACAGACATGGAATAGTCTGCTCCTAATAATAAATGGACGGGCAAATTGGGGCCCTCTCAGTCCAAGGGCCCTATAGAAGCCACATTGGATGTCTCTGATGCCAATCCCCTCGGAGTCCACTGGTCTGGGGGTCACCATATCATTACCTCCGAGAAGACGGAGAAGCTCTGAGTGTGGAATGGACATGTGACCACCAGGCGGGGggcttttagtttttatttttctaAGCCCCCCTCTCTGTAATACTATACAATATGTGCGATTTATTCAGATCCTCCTATTCCAACTTTCGGAGGAAGCGGTGCACTCTCTCCTGCAGGGCGCTGTCCATCGATCGGTTGAGTTGCTGTCTCTTAATCTCTTTCTGTTCCCGCTGTTTCTCGACCGCCCTCATAGAAATGTTCTCTAGACAAGCAATCTGGCTGAGCTCCTTGTACGTCAGCAGCTGCCTGCCCGTTTGGGGTCTCCTTCTCTCTGATGACGCCACTGTCACTTTTCTTTCATGTTTTTGTACGTGTTCATTAGACTTTGCTTTAGCATCATCCATTCTGGTAAATCTGTCACTTGCTTCTTCTCTTCTGTCACTTGCTCCTTCTCTTCTGTCACTTGCTCCTTCTCTTCTGTCACTTGCTCCTTCTCTTCTTCTGTCACTTGCTTCTGCTCTTATTCTGTCGCTTGCTTCTTCACTTAATTTGGCTTTTCGTTGGTGGCTTGGCATTTGACCAACGCTGGGCAAGCAGAATGGAGAAGGCGGCCATTTTGAACTAATTCCATGCTCCATGTATAGCTCCGTACTTGCAGGGAGATGGCTCCTTGTGTGACCTGGACGGTGCTTATCCTTCTTGTACGTGTGGATTTCATCCATGACGTGATCCAAGGAGGACTGGTGTGTGATGGCTCTTTGGGTGAGGAGGTTCTTCCTTTGTCTGACCACATCGCTCACTGCTTGATTGAGTCGGATCAGACTTGCGTGCCGCTGGTAGTGCAGGCTGTCCAGCCTCACACACAGGCACTCATCTTCCTTCTTGTTCTGGACGTATGCATTGGTTATGACCGGAGCAGACTTGGGTCGGTGTTTCATGGGTTGCTCCATCATGGATGACGGTGCCGGCTGTTGCTgttagcaaaataaaaaaaagtgcaatgaaaaaaaatcccacaaaaatCTCACAATCCTGTACTCTTTACGACAACTTATATCTGCCATCAAGGCCTTATTCGCACACAAGGTCTTTTTATCAAGTTTTCTAATTCTTGCAAACTGACCATTCTGTAGTCAATCATCCCATTCAGACGCACCAGATTTTGTGCCCCGATTCATTATTGCAGTAGcactttttttttgtctagttttttttatatgtttttcacccATTTTTATTTGCACCTTATTCTTTTTAATTTGCACATTTTTAAAGTCTATTCTATATGTATTGACCTGTTTTACTTATGTTCACCACTTTGGGCAAAATTTGGGGTCTCCGGATGTTTTTCTGGACGATTCATCCACTTTAACTTTTTAAAAAAGTGGCAATATTTTGGAACAAATTTACTTCTGTAGCCCCCCC
Encoded here:
- the LOC138637898 gene encoding uncharacterized protein translates to MRALRLRWTLPAYYLPIGGALYLSPATAHPDTPPEEAGGETYVGESTRHPIEMNAGSSFSWQIFLYPNSEKVQTSHNLLTGRRDLCKQSIVPSSSSGADASHSAAPQQQPAPSSMMEQPMKHRPKSAPVITNAYVQNKKEDECLCVRLDSLHYQRHASLIRLNQAVSDVVRQRKNLLTQRAITHQSSLDHVMDEIHTYKKDKHRPGHTRSHLPASTELYMEHGISSKWPPSPFCLPSVGQMPSHQRKAKLSEEASDRIRAEASDRRREGASDRREGASDRREGASDRREEASDRFTRMDDAKAKSNEHVQKHERKVTVASSERRRPQTGRQLLTYKELSQIACLENISMRAVEKQREQKEIKRQQLNRSMDSALQERVHRFLRKLE